The sequence below is a genomic window from Deltaproteobacteria bacterium.
CACACCGGGGCGGCGGAGGGTGACCGGTCGGCCATGCGTATTCTCTACTTCGACGCCTTCTCCGGTATCAGCGGCGACATGACCGTGGGCGCGCTGCTGGCGCTCGGCGTGCCGATCGAGCAACTGCGCGCGGAGCTGCAGCGGCTGCCGCTAGAGGGTTACGAGATCGCCGCCGAGTCGGTGCAAGTCAACGGCATCACCGCGACACAGTTCACGGTACAGGTTCAGCACGCGGGCGAGCCCGGGCATCATCACCGGCCGTTTCGCGCCATTCGCGAGCTGATCGGGGCTAGCAGCCTCACAACCCCGGTAAAGGAAGCGGCCATGCGCATCTTCGCGCGTCTGGCGGAAGCGGAAGGCCGGGTACATGGGGTCGCGCCCGAGGCGGTTGAATTTCACGAAGTGGGTGCGGTCGATGCGATCGTCGATGTCGTGGCCACGGCGGCGGGCATGTGCGCGCTGGGGGTGGAAGCGGCGTACGCCTCGCTGCTCCCGCTCGGTCGCGGCACGGTGCACTCGCAGCACGGGCCGCTACCGGTGCCCGCCCCCGCCACGGCGGAGTTGCTGCGTGGCTTTCCGGTGCGGCTCGGTGACGGAGACGGTGAGATGGTCACGCCAACGGGGGCGGCGATCGTGGCAGCGCTGGCGCAGCCGGGGGCGCCGCCGCTGCGCCTCGAAGCCGTCGGCTATGGCGCCGGCCAGCGCCGACTGGCTGACCGCCCCAACGTCTTGCGCCTGGTACTCGGCGAGGCCGTAAGGCCGGTGCGCCAAGAAGAGCTGGTGAGCATCGCCACCAACATCGACGATGCCAACCCGGAGATCTATGACTACGTCATGGACCGGCTGCTGACCAACGGTGCCCGCGAGGTCTACCTCAGCCCCGTGCTGATGAAGAAGAACCGGCCGGGAATAGTGCTCAACGTACTGTGCGCTGAGTCGGAGCGGGAGCGTCTGGCAGGAATCATTCTAACCGAGACGACGGCGATCGGACTGCGCTATCACACGGTGCAGCGGACCTTGCTGCCGCGCCAGTGTGTCCGCGTCGACACCGAGTTTGGA
It includes:
- the larC gene encoding nickel pincer cofactor biosynthesis protein LarC, producing MRILYFDAFSGISGDMTVGALLALGVPIEQLRAELQRLPLEGYEIAAESVQVNGITATQFTVQVQHAGEPGHHHRPFRAIRELIGASSLTTPVKEAAMRIFARLAEAEGRVHGVAPEAVEFHEVGAVDAIVDVVATAAGMCALGVEAAYASLLPLGRGTVHSQHGPLPVPAPATAELLRGFPVRLGDGDGEMVTPTGAAIVAALAQPGAPPLRLEAVGYGAGQRRLADRPNVLRLVLGEAVRPVRQEELVSIATNIDDANPEIYDYVMDRLLTNGAREVYLSPVLMKKNRPGIVLNVLCAESERERLAGIILTETTAIGLRYHTVQRTLLPRQCVRVDTEFGAVAVKIALAPDGGENIAPEYDDCRRLASERQVPLKTVYQAAVAAYRQHR